From a region of the Fischerella sp. JS2 genome:
- a CDS encoding AraC family transcriptional regulator, translated as MRTQGQTINIIDYRQENAADTFVPKPAVLSSSGWDNIHFELHQQPKFDVAEHQHTMHVVVQGFSDSSLSVSSGERWLDGKMTTEMRNHGDIAIIPAGISHRCNWNTSVQFMILAIEPVLLKQVSQDLVDGDRIELIPHFMTRQDALIQGIFCALREELESGKIGGYLLIDSLKTTLAIHLLRNYCTTQPKLSSYGDGLSALKLQQVREYIHEHLHQDVRLSDIAAIAQMSQYHFLRLFKQSMGITPHQYILQYRIDQAKYLLQHSKLSIADIAVRVGFCDQSHLTRYFKRIVGVTPKQLLQTRTAGSSATRSQ; from the coding sequence ATGAGAACACAAGGGCAAACGATCAATATTATTGATTACCGCCAAGAGAATGCAGCCGATACGTTTGTGCCTAAACCCGCAGTTCTCTCCAGTTCCGGCTGGGACAATATTCATTTTGAACTCCATCAACAGCCAAAGTTTGACGTAGCTGAACATCAACATACAATGCACGTTGTTGTTCAAGGGTTTAGCGATTCCTCGCTTTCCGTCTCCTCAGGAGAACGATGGTTGGATGGAAAGATGACTACAGAGATGCGCAATCATGGAGATATTGCGATCATCCCTGCGGGTATTTCCCATCGCTGTAATTGGAATACCTCAGTCCAGTTTATGATTTTGGCAATTGAGCCTGTACTCCTCAAACAAGTTAGTCAAGATTTGGTTGATGGCGATCGCATTGAACTTATCCCTCATTTTATGACTCGGCAAGATGCATTAATCCAAGGTATTTTCTGTGCCTTACGAGAAGAATTAGAGTCTGGCAAAATCGGGGGTTATTTACTGATTGATAGTCTAAAAACAACATTAGCCATTCACCTATTACGGAACTATTGCACCACCCAACCTAAGCTTTCTAGCTATGGAGATGGATTATCCGCTCTCAAGCTACAACAGGTGAGAGAGTATATTCATGAACATCTGCATCAGGATGTCAGGCTAAGTGACATTGCTGCGATCGCCCAGATGAGTCAATATCACTTTTTGCGTCTGTTCAAGCAAAGTATGGGTATAACGCCCCACCAATATATTTTGCAATATCGGATCGATCAAGCCAAATATTTGTTACAACACAGCAAACTCAGCATTGCAGACATTGCTGTTAGGGTAGGTTTTTGCGATCAAAGTCACTTGACTCGATATTTCAAGCGCATTGTTGGTGTTACACCCAAACAACTTTTGCAAACGCGAACTGCTGGCAGCAGCGCTACGCGATCGCAATAA
- a CDS encoding dienelactone hydrolase family protein produces the protein MIQKTNIEINTKKVKIPNKDLEIDAYLVEPAHQGIFGAIIVFHEIFGVNSNIRDITELIAKQGYVAIAPALYQRIAPGFAADFSPEDIGFSPEAYRLGLQYYQQVKYQEIFSDIQAAIAYLKTLPNVKNDAIGVIGFCFGGHVAYMAATLPDIKATASFYGGGMTTSSYGEKTPTVNRTSEIKGTIYMFFGTRDTFVSHKENEQIEAELKKHQINHRIFRYDAGHGFFAGLFVDKYPFLKQHPSYNPEAAPDAWQHVLELFQNNL, from the coding sequence ATGATACAAAAAACAAACATTGAAATTAACACAAAAAAAGTCAAAATACCCAACAAAGACTTAGAAATCGATGCTTACCTAGTCGAACCAGCCCATCAGGGAATCTTTGGGGCTATTATAGTTTTTCATGAAATTTTTGGAGTTAACAGTAATATTCGAGATATAACTGAACTCATCGCTAAACAAGGCTATGTAGCGATCGCACCTGCATTATATCAACGTATTGCTCCTGGTTTTGCAGCTGATTTTAGCCCAGAAGATATTGGATTTAGTCCAGAAGCTTATCGACTGGGCTTGCAATATTATCAACAAGTAAAATATCAAGAAATTTTCAGCGACATCCAAGCAGCGATCGCTTACCTCAAAACTTTACCTAATGTCAAAAATGATGCAATTGGTGTCATTGGTTTCTGTTTTGGTGGTCATGTTGCTTACATGGCTGCAACATTACCGGATATTAAAGCCACAGCTTCGTTCTACGGTGGTGGGATGACAACTTCTAGTTATGGTGAAAAGACTCCAACTGTTAATCGCACCTCTGAAATTAAAGGTACAATTTATATGTTTTTTGGTACAAGAGATACCTTCGTTTCGCACAAGGAAAACGAGCAAATAGAGGCAGAATTAAAGAAACATCAAATCAATCATCGTATATTTCGATACGACGCAGGACACGGATTCTTTGCTGGATTATTTGTAGATAAGTACCCATTTCTAAAGCAACACCCAAGTTATAATCCAGAAGCTGCTCCTGATGCTTGGCAACATGTTCTAGAACTCTTTCAAAACAACTTGTGA
- a CDS encoding PAS domain S-box protein, with protein MKTVGKILRKWQKKAFSEQNKTLIADYIANDYQNWRNNFLWQRLGLLLWLALICILTFTLRDVYNFFFPLKEFQNLPEVLRTQALVMDIAMLLNLVLGMALRQTKFGRQHPGILFLGSSWSINLIPQIFATLKGFALPDTLAWSLLFLSQATFIPVCWKLHLISQLGLFIYYFGLNTLLGLKLPLPEHPELYNVTFILYLFWFCAICNLGVYLYDCLQRSEFFARKELEFAYDKLRVTEAKYRSIFENAVEGIFQSTPDGRYITANPALARIYGYSSPTEVTTTFTDIENQLYVDPQRRAEFVRLIEEYGKVSEFESQIYRQDGSIVWISEKAYAVRDKSGKLLYYEGLIEDITKRKQAEAALQEQLDFLQVLIDTIPTPIFYKNAEGFYLGCNKAFEEALGFKKEQIIGKLEYDISPKELADKFQQADATLFEQQGIQSYEDSVIYKDGKKHDVIFYKATFSKADASLGGLVGVILDISDRKRTEEALRVFVHAVSHDLRNPVLGTLMVLKNLLSQGGQGRQGGRLGGQGSNLSSSSPPTPHTPPTSPLPLIPTPLGEWGPRVPHLPTSIPVSRSILERMQKSSERQLNLINSLMEAHMSEVQGIVLQRQPVKLHKLVEDAIADLQPMLTENQINLTNLVKDDLPLVNGDPTQLWRVFSNLIVNAVKHNPPGLDITINAIAQGEQIYCTVADNGVGLSQKQSERLFDLYFRGSNSRNSVSLGLGLYLSKRIINAHGGKIGVDSTLNQGATFWFTLPVEDI; from the coding sequence ATGAAGACCGTAGGAAAAATATTGCGGAAATGGCAAAAAAAAGCTTTTTCTGAACAAAATAAAACATTAATAGCAGATTACATTGCCAATGACTACCAAAATTGGCGTAATAACTTTTTATGGCAGAGATTAGGTTTATTGTTATGGCTGGCATTAATTTGCATTTTAACGTTTACATTGCGAGACGTTTATAACTTTTTCTTTCCTCTCAAAGAATTTCAAAACTTACCAGAGGTACTGAGAACTCAAGCGCTAGTCATGGATATTGCTATGCTGCTGAATCTGGTTTTGGGCATGGCTTTGCGTCAAACAAAATTTGGTCGTCAGCATCCAGGAATACTATTTTTGGGGTCATCTTGGTCAATAAATCTTATACCCCAAATTTTTGCAACTCTCAAAGGTTTTGCACTACCTGACACCTTGGCTTGGTCGCTTTTGTTCCTCAGTCAAGCAACATTTATTCCAGTATGCTGGAAACTGCATTTGATATCTCAACTAGGGTTATTTATTTACTATTTTGGTCTGAATACATTACTGGGACTAAAACTACCACTGCCAGAACACCCGGAATTATATAATGTCACTTTTATTTTATATTTGTTCTGGTTTTGTGCTATTTGTAACCTTGGTGTTTATCTGTATGATTGCCTGCAACGCTCTGAATTCTTTGCCCGTAAGGAACTTGAATTCGCCTATGATAAACTAAGAGTCACAGAAGCTAAATATCGCAGTATATTTGAAAACGCTGTTGAAGGCATCTTCCAAAGTACCCCCGATGGACGTTATATTACTGCTAACCCTGCATTAGCACGTATATATGGATACTCTTCGCCGACAGAGGTAACAACGACTTTCACTGATATAGAAAATCAACTTTATGTTGACCCCCAAAGACGTGCAGAATTTGTGCGCTTAATTGAAGAATACGGAAAAGTGTCTGAGTTTGAGTCACAAATTTACCGCCAAGATGGTAGTATCGTTTGGATTTCGGAAAAAGCATATGCAGTTCGTGACAAAAGCGGTAAGCTACTCTACTACGAAGGATTAATTGAAGATATCACCAAGCGTAAGCAAGCTGAGGCGGCTTTACAAGAACAACTTGATTTTTTACAGGTTTTAATTGATACTATTCCTACACCAATTTTTTATAAAAATGCTGAAGGTTTTTATCTGGGCTGTAACAAAGCTTTTGAAGAAGCTTTAGGATTTAAAAAAGAGCAAATTATCGGTAAATTAGAGTATGATATATCACCGAAAGAATTAGCTGATAAATTTCAGCAAGCAGATGCAACTCTATTTGAACAACAGGGTATTCAGAGTTACGAAGATTCGGTGATCTACAAAGATGGTAAAAAACACGATGTAATTTTTTACAAAGCAACTTTTTCTAAAGCAGACGCATCTCTTGGCGGTTTAGTGGGAGTAATTTTAGATATTAGCGATCGCAAACGTACAGAAGAAGCACTCAGAGTATTTGTCCATGCAGTCTCTCACGACTTACGCAATCCTGTGCTGGGTACGCTGATGGTGTTAAAGAATTTGCTTTCACAAGGAGGACAGGGGAGACAAGGGGGACGACTTGGAGGACAAGGAAGTAATCTTTCTTCGTCATCTCCCCCCACTCCTCACACTCCCCCCACCTCCCCACTGCCCCTAATCCCCACTCCCTTGGGGGAGTGGGGCCCCCGAGTTCCCCACCTCCCCACCTCCATCCCCGTTTCTCGCTCAATTTTAGAACGGATGCAAAAAAGCAGTGAGCGACAACTAAATTTAATTAACTCACTGATGGAAGCTCATATGAGCGAAGTGCAAGGTATTGTTTTGCAACGTCAACCAGTAAAATTGCACAAACTTGTCGAAGATGCGATCGCTGATCTCCAACCAATGCTGACAGAAAATCAAATCAATTTGACCAATTTAGTTAAAGATGACCTACCTTTAGTAAATGGTGATCCAACACAACTATGGCGAGTATTTTCTAACTTAATTGTGAATGCAGTCAAACATAATCCGCCAGGGTTGGATATTACCATCAATGCGATCGCCCAAGGCGAGCAAATTTATTGCACAGTTGCCGATAATGGTGTGGGTTTGAGTCAAAAACAGTCCGAAAGATTATTTGATTTATACTTCCGGGGTAGTAATAGTCGCAATTCTGTGAGCTTGGGATTAGGATTATATCTTTCTAAGCGCATTATCAATGCTCACGGCGGCAAAATTGGTGTAGATAGCACACTAAATCAAGGTGCAACCTTTTGGTTTACCTTACCTGTTGAGGATATTTGA
- a CDS encoding helix-turn-helix transcriptional regulator: MRDERLKRGLSQEELAEKAGLHRTYIGMIERAEKNITLINIEKVAKALEMSVEELLRGIS; the protein is encoded by the coding sequence ATAAGAGATGAAAGATTAAAGCGAGGTCTTTCTCAGGAGGAATTAGCTGAGAAAGCAGGACTGCATCGGACATATATAGGAATGATTGAAAGAGCTGAGAAGAACATCACTCTCATCAATATTGAAAAAGTTGCGAAAGCTCTGGAAATGAGTGTTGAGGAATTATTAAGAGGAATTAGTTGA
- a CDS encoding IS1 family transposase (programmed frameshift), producing MECPRCGSCHNRKNGKKRGKQNHICCDCGRQFIDVYKPPRGYSDEIKQECLKMYVNGMGFRGIERVKNVHHTTIIHWVKRVGTQLADTPNSKEIPQVGELDELETFIGFKKNKIWLWTAVNHFTQGILAWVLGDRSSTTFQQLWNIVQCWQSYFYVTDGYPVYPCFVPDGDQIVSKTYMTRVENENTRLRHYLARLHRKTLCYSKTEEMLRYSVRLLLHYLKYRSVPLPA from the exons ATGGAATGTCCACGCTGTGGATCTTGTCATAACCGTAAGAATGGAAAGAAAAGAGGTAAACAGAATCACATTTGCTGTGATTGTGGTCGTCAATTCATTGATGTCTATAAACCACCCAGGGGCTACTCGGATGAAATCAAACAAGAATGCCTAAAAATGTACGTCAATGGTATGGGATTTCGTGGAATTGAAAGGGTGAAAAACGTTCATCATACTACCATTATTCATTGGGTTAAACGAGTGGGTACACAATTGGCGGATACACCAAATTCAAAGGAAATTCCGCAGGTGGGAGAACTAGATGAATTAGAAACATTTATTGGTT TCAAAAAAAATAAAATCTGGTTGTGGACGGCGGTAAATCACTTTACTCAAGGTATTCTTGCTTGGGTTTTAGGTGATCGTAGTTCGACTACTTTCCAACAGTTATGGAACATTGTCCAGTGTTGGCAGAGTTATTTTTACGTCACAGATGGATACCCTGTTTACCCTTGTTTTGTTCCTGATGGTGACCAAATTGTGAGTAAGACCTACATGACACGAGTCGAAAATGAAAACACAAGGCTTAGACATTATTTGGCTCGTCTTCATCGTAAAACTTTATGTTATTCCAAAACCGAGGAAATGCTGAGATACTCTGTTCGATTGTTATTGCACTACCTCAAATATCGTTCTGTTCCCTTACCTGCCTAA
- a CDS encoding DNA adenine methylase: MTVNQSINSPFRYAGGKFYARNLILKHIPPHLYYAEPFAGGGSIFFAKQKVKNNWLNDIDQALINTYLIIREI; encoded by the coding sequence ATGACCGTAAATCAGTCTATTAACTCGCCATTCCGGTATGCTGGTGGTAAGTTTTATGCTCGTAATCTCATCCTCAAACACATTCCTCCCCACTTATATTATGCAGAACCTTTTGCTGGAGGAGGCTCTATATTCTTTGCAAAACAAAAGGTAAAAAACAACTGGTTAAATGATATTGATCAAGCATTAATAAATACATATTTGATTATTAGAGAGATTTAG